The DNA window ACTCTCCGGCGAGTGCATCGAGATCCCGGCGGACATGGTCATCCTCATGGTGGGCATGGAGGCGCGCCCCGACGCCGCCGAGGTTGCCCACACGGTCAACATCAGCCAGGACAAGGACGGCTGGTTCATCGAAAGCCACCCGAAGCTGGATCCCGTGGCGACGACGACAGACGGCGTGTACATCGCCGGCACTTGCGCCGCGCCGAAGGACATCCCGGACTCGGTGGCCCAGGCGCGCGCGGCGGCGGGGCGCATCCTGGCCCGGATCGCCAAAGGCAAGATCGAGATCGACGGCGTCTTTGCCGAGGTCAACGAGCAACTCTGCTCGGGCTGCCGGGTCTGCAACGAGCTCTGCCCCTACAGCGCGATCGAATTCGATGGGGACGCCAAGCGCAGCCGCGTGATTCCCGCCGCTTGCAAGGCCTGCGGGGCCTGCGTGGCGGGCTGCCCGGCGGCCGCGATCAAGGGTCGCCACTTCACGGACGCGCAGATCCTCGCCCAGATCGAGGGGGTGCTGGTGTGAGCTACGAACCGCGCATCGTCGGCTTTCTCTGCAACTGGTGCTCCTACACGGGGGCGGACCTGGCGGGCACCAGCCGCATCCAGTATCCGGCGAACGTGCGCGTCATCCGCGTGCTGTGCTCGGCGCGTGTGGATCCCACCTTCGTGGTGCACGCCCTGGCCTCCGGCGCGGACGGCGTGCTCATCTGCGGCTGCCATCCGGGGGACTGCCACTACGCCGAGGGCAACTACAAGACGATGCGCCGCTTCCCGCTGCTCAAGCGGCTCCTGGCCGCCTACGGGATCGAGCAGGAGCGGGTGCGGCTCGAGTGGGTGTCGGCGAGCGAAGGCCAGCGCTTCGCCGACGTGGTCGCCGACATGACGGAGCGTTTGCGCGCCCTTGGCCCCTGCCGCGTGCGCAGCGGACTGGAAGCCGACCTAGTGACGAGGTGAAAGCATGGGAGCAGGCAAGCTGCAAGTCGCGCTGTACTGGGGATCCGCCTGCGGGGGCTGCGACGTGGCGGTGCTCGACACGAACGAGTTCATCCTCGACGTGGCCGCGGCGGCCGACATCCGCTTCTGGCCCATCGCCGTCGACGGCAAGTACCGGGACCTGGAGGCGATGGCCGACGGCGAGCTGGACCTGACGCTCTTCAACGGCGCCGTCCGCAACAGCGAGAACGAGCACGTCGCCAAGCTCCTGCGGCGCAAGAGCAAGCTGCTCGTCGCCTTCGGCTCCTGTTCCCACTTGGGAGGCATTCCGGGGCTGGCCAACCTGACCAGCCGCGACGCCATCCTCGCCACCGTCTACCATGGCAACGCCTCGCTGGAGCCGGGCAGCAGCGGCCTGCCGCAGACCGTCACCCCCGTGAACGGCGCCGAGCTCGAGCTGCCGACCCTCTACCACCGGGTCTACCGGCTCGCCGACATCGTGGCGGTCGACTACTTCGTGCCCGGCTGCCCGCCGGCGCCGGCGCAGGTGCAGAGCGTGCTCACCGCGGTGGTCAAGGGCGAGCTGCCGGCGCGCGGCTCGGTGGTGGGCGCCGGCGAGCGGACCGTCTGCGACGAGTGCAAGCGCACGAAGTCGACCAAGGCCATCAAGCGCTTCTTCCGG is part of the bacterium genome and encodes:
- a CDS encoding CoB--CoM heterodisulfide reductase iron-sulfur subunit A family protein; amino-acid sequence: NKRSAEAKTLFLMYGKGERPLIRRAGPSDDCDMLIEVDERLSGECIEIPADMVILMVGMEARPDAAEVAHTVNISQDKDGWFIESHPKLDPVATTTDGVYIAGTCAAPKDIPDSVAQARAAAGRILARIAKGKIEIDGVFAEVNEQLCSGCRVCNELCPYSAIEFDGDAKRSRVIPAACKACGACVAGCPAAAIKGRHFTDAQILAQIEGVLV
- a CDS encoding hydrogenase iron-sulfur subunit, with the translated sequence MSYEPRIVGFLCNWCSYTGADLAGTSRIQYPANVRVIRVLCSARVDPTFVVHALASGADGVLICGCHPGDCHYAEGNYKTMRRFPLLKRLLAAYGIEQERVRLEWVSASEGQRFADVVADMTERLRALGPCRVRSGLEADLVTR
- a CDS encoding oxidoreductase; the encoded protein is MGAGKLQVALYWGSACGGCDVAVLDTNEFILDVAAAADIRFWPIAVDGKYRDLEAMADGELDLTLFNGAVRNSENEHVAKLLRRKSKLLVAFGSCSHLGGIPGLANLTSRDAILATVYHGNASLEPGSSGLPQTVTPVNGAELELPTLYHRVYRLADIVAVDYFVPGCPPAPAQVQSVLTAVVKGELPARGSVVGAGERTVCDECKRTKSTKAIKRFFRPWEIIQDPERCLLEQGILCLGSATRSGCGVRCPGSNQGCRGCYGPAPGVTDQGAKFLSAVSSTIDSKDPREIETILGGLPDFISFAYRFGLPASRLQRRHGG